Part of the Geobacter pickeringii genome, GTGATCTCCTTGGCCACCTTGCGGCAGACCGAGGCGATGCTCCGCTGGAGGTTGCGCACCCCCGCCTCCCGGGTGTAGTCGCCGATAACCTTGGAGATGGCCGCCGTGGCGAAGGCGGGGGGGCTCTTCGCCAGGCCGTTTTCCTCGACCTCCTTCGGGATCAGGTAGCGGACGGCGATCTTCTCCTTCTCCTCGTCGGTGTAGCCCGAGAGCTGGATCACCTCCATCCGGTCCTTGAGGGCCGCGGGGATCGGGTCGAGGAGGTTGGCGGTGGTGATGAACATGACGTGGGAGAGGTCGAAGGGGACGTCGAGGTAGTGGTCGGTGAAGGTGTAGTTCTGCTCCGGGTCCAGGACCTCCAGGAGGGCGCTGGCCGGGTCGCCCCGGAAGTCGAGGCCGATCTTGTCCACCTCGTCGAGCATGAAGACCGGGTTGTTGCTGCCGCAGCGGTAGAGCTCCTGGATGATCCGCCCCGGCAGGGCGCCGATGTAGGTGCGGCGGTGGCCGCGGATCTCCGCTTCGTCCCGCATCCCCCCGAGGGAGACCCGGATGAACGTGCGCCCCAGCGCCCGGGCGATGGACTTGCCGAGGCTCGTCTTGCCGACGCCGGGGGGGCCGACGAAGCAGAGGATCGGCCCCTTCATCCGCTCCCGGAGGCTCCGCACGGCGAGGTATTCGAGGATCCGCTCCTTCACCTTCGTGAGGTCGTAGTGGTCCTCGTCCAGCACCGCCTCGGCCTGGTTGATGTCGTTGTTGTCGGTGGTGGCGTTCTGCCACGGCATCCCGGCCAGGTAGTCGAGGTAGGTGCGCGACACGGTGTACTCGGGGGAAGCGGGGTTGATCCGCTCCAGGCGCCGGAACTCCTTGTCGGCAATCTTGCGCACCTCGGACGGCATCCCGGCCGCCTCCAGCTTCCTCTTCAGATCGGTGAGCTCCGCGGAGCGGGAGTCGTCCTCCCCGAGCTCCTCCTGGATCTGCTTCATCTGCTCCCGCAGGAGGTACTCCTTCTGGCTCTTGCCGACCCGCTTGGTCACCTCGGTCTGGACCTCGTTCTTCACCTGGAGGCGCTGCACCTCCGCCGTCAGGTGCATGTAGACCTTCTTCAGGCGCTCCAGGGGGTCGATGGTCTCCAGGAGCCGCTGCTGGTCGTCGAGGGGGAGGTTCACGTAGAGGGCGACGAGGTCCGCGAGCCGCGCCGGGTTGTCGATGAGGTCGATCATCTTCATGACGTCGTCGGGGAGGGGGCGGCCGTAGGAGAGGGCGATCTTGAGGAGGGCGTTCAGGCTCTGGACCAGGGCCTCGGCCACCACCGACTTCTCCACGAACTCGTGGATCGGCTCGCAGCGCGCCTGGAGAAACGGCTCCACGGCCACCATCTCCTCCACCCGCACCCGGGAGAGCCCTTCCAGCACCACCTTCCCTCCCCCTTCGGGGAGGCGATAGATCTGGTTCACCTTGCAGAGGGTGCCGATTTCCCAGAGGAGCGGAGGGGTGCCGGAGGCCGGTTCCTCCTTGATCCGCACGACCACCACGAGCTGCTCGTGGCCGAGCATCTCCTCGAAGGAGACCAGCTCCTCATCCTTGAGAAAGAGGGGAAAAATCATGAAGGGAAAGGCGACGATTTCCCGCAAGGGGTAGAGGGGGACGTGGGAGGGGAGCGATATCGACACGGATTCGGACATGGGCAATCCCTGAGATCGAGAGGTCGAGGCCGGTTCAAGTCCTCAAAGAGTACCCCCCGAAGCCGCGACTGTCAATGATTCGCGCCGCCGTATACCTCCACGCCGAAAGGAAGGCGAGAGGGAACGGTCAACCGGCGG contains:
- the lon gene encoding endopeptidase La, producing the protein MSESVSISLPSHVPLYPLREIVAFPFMIFPLFLKDEELVSFEEMLGHEQLVVVVRIKEEPASGTPPLLWEIGTLCKVNQIYRLPEGGGKVVLEGLSRVRVEEMVAVEPFLQARCEPIHEFVEKSVVAEALVQSLNALLKIALSYGRPLPDDVMKMIDLIDNPARLADLVALYVNLPLDDQQRLLETIDPLERLKKVYMHLTAEVQRLQVKNEVQTEVTKRVGKSQKEYLLREQMKQIQEELGEDDSRSAELTDLKRKLEAAGMPSEVRKIADKEFRRLERINPASPEYTVSRTYLDYLAGMPWQNATTDNNDINQAEAVLDEDHYDLTKVKERILEYLAVRSLRERMKGPILCFVGPPGVGKTSLGKSIARALGRTFIRVSLGGMRDEAEIRGHRRTYIGALPGRIIQELYRCGSNNPVFMLDEVDKIGLDFRGDPASALLEVLDPEQNYTFTDHYLDVPFDLSHVMFITTANLLDPIPAALKDRMEVIQLSGYTDEEKEKIAVRYLIPKEVEENGLAKSPPAFATAAISKVIGDYTREAGVRNLQRSIASVCRKVAKEITQGKPPRETITPEVVEELLGPRKFFNEVAAEKDRSGVVTGLAWTESGGDIIFVEATRMKGKGELILTGSLGDVMKESARAALSFVRANAVEWGIDEAAFEGTDLHIHVPAGAIPKDGPSAGVTMATAIVSLLAGRLARRDVAMTGEISLTGRVLAIGGLKEKVLAARRAGVKKVVAPSRNRENLEEIPEEVRNELEFVFVDDVREAIAMALQ